GGACGGGCCCCGGCGGGGTGTCGGCGGACAGGCGGGGGGATGGCGGCGGACAGGCCGCGGGCGTCGGCGGACAGGGGGATGCCGGCGGACAGGCGGGGGCGCGCCCGGGTCGGGCGGGGCCGCCGGCCGGGCACCCCGTCCCGGGGGCCGGATGCCCGGCCGGGGGTGGGCCGGGTGCCCGGCCGGGAGCGCTGTCAGCCGAAGGGCCGGCGGACGTTCTCCCCGGTGGCCGGGCCCGGGGTGGCGTCCGCGATCCAGGGTCCTTCGCCGCTGGGGTCCACGACCCCTTCCTCCAGCCAGGTGTACGCGCCGCCGAGGACGCCGTCGACCACCCGCCGGTCGATGTCGTCGGTGTTGGTCCACAGCCGGCCGAAGATCTCCTCCACCCGGATGCGGGACTGCCGGCAGAAGACGTCGGCGAGCTGGTAGGCCTCGCGCCCGTGGTCGCCGTCGGCGCGCAGGTGCTCGGCCCGCACGCACGCGGCGCTCATCGCGAAGAGTTCCGCCCCGATGTCGACGATGCGCCCCAGGAAGCCCTGCTTGGTCTCCATCCGGCCCTGCCAGCGGGACATGCCGTAGAAGACCGACCGGGCCAGGCGGCGCGCGGCGCGTTCGACGTACCGCAGGTGGGCGGAGAGGTCGGGGTACCCGGGGATGCGGAACTCTCGGTACGAGCTGGGGAGTTGCCCCGGGCCGCTGACCAGTCCGGGGAGCCAGCGGGCGTAGAAGCCGGCGGCGTTCGCCCCCGCCCTCGCCTTGTCGGCCAGCGGTTTGCCGGGGTCGATGATGTCCCCGGCGACCTTGAGGTGGGCGTCCACGGCCTCCCGGGCGATCAGCAGGTGCATGATCTCCGTGGAGCCCTCGAAGATCCGGTTGATGCGCATGTCGCGGAGCATCTGCTCGGCGGGCACGGGCCGTTCGCCGCGGGCGGCGAGCGAGTCGGCGGTCTCGAAGCCGCGTCCGCCGCGGATCTGGACGAGTTCGTCGGAGATCAGCCAGCCCATCTCGGAGCCGTACAGCTTGGCGAGGGCCGCCTCGATGCGGATGTCGTTGCGGCTCTCGTCGGCCATCTGGGAGGAGAGGTCCACGATCGCCTCCAGGGCGAAGGTGGTGGCGGCGATGAAGGAGATCTTCGCGCCGACGGCCTCGTGCCGGGCGACGGGCCTGCCCCACTGCTCGCGGACCGCCGACCACTCGCGGGCGATCTTCAGCGACCACTTGCCGACGCCGACGCACATGGCGGGCAGCGAGAGACGGCCGGTGTTGAGGGTGGTGAGGGCGATCCTGAGCCCGGCGCCCTCGGGGCCGATCCGGTTGGCCGCGGGGACCCGCACCCGGTGGAAGCGGGTGACGCCGTTCTCGATGCCGCGCAGCCCCATGAAGGCGTTGCGGTGTTCCACGGTGATGCCCGGGGAGTCCGCCTCGACGACGAACGCGGTGATCCCGCCCCGGTGCCCCTCCGACTCGGGGACCCGGGCCATGACGACGAGCAGGTCGGCGACGACACCGTTGGTGGTCCAGAGCTTCACCCCGTCCAGGACGTAGTCGTCCCCCTCGGGAACGGCCGTGGCCGCGAGCCGGGCGGGGTCGGAGCCGACGTCGGGCTCGGTGAGGAGGAACGCCGAGATGTCCGTGGTGGCCAGGCGCGGGAGGAAGGTGTCCTTCTGCTCCTGGGTGCCGAACATCTTCAGCGGCTGGGGCACCCCGATCGACTGGTGCGCGGAGAGCAGCGCGCCGATCGCGGGGCTGGCCGAACCGGCGAGCGCCAGGGCCCTGTTGTAGTAGACCTGGGTGAGCCCGAGGCCGCCGTACCTCGTCCCGATCTTCATGCCGAGGGCGCCGAGCTCCTTGAGCCCGGCCACCACCTCGTCGGGGATCCTGGCCTCGCGTTCGATGAGGGCTCCGTCGACCCGGGTCTCGCAGAACGTGCGCAGCCGGCCGAGGAACGCCTCGCCGCGGCGCACGTCGTCGGCGCCGGGCACCGGGTGGGGGTGGATCAGATCGAGCCGGAAGCGGCCGAGGAAGAGTTCCTTGGCGAAGGACGGCTTGTGCCAGTCCTGTTCACGGGCGGCCTCGGCCACCTGCCGCGCTTCGCGCTCGGTGACCCGGGGGGCCTGGGGGGTGTCGGATGGGGCGGACATGAGGAGCTCACCTCGCCGCGAGTCGGGACGGTGGTCGGGCCGTACGCGTACCGATCGGCAGCCGTACCTGTACCGATCGGCACCACTCGTCCGTATCTACCCGATGTGCGCCACCGCCACCACCCGTGTGGCGGTCCCCCGCCGGGGCCGCCCGCGGCCGGGGCCCGCTGTGCGGCGGGCTCCGGCCGTCCGGGCGCCGGCGCTCCTCAGAGGGCCAGGCCGGTGAGGACGAGGACCCGTTCGTAGGTGTAGTCGTCCATGGCGTACCGCACGCCTTCACGGCCCACCCCGGACCGTTTGGTGCCGCCGTAGGGCATCTGGTCGGCGCGGTAGGACGGGACGTCGCCGATGACCACACCGCCGACCTCCAGGGCGCGGTGGGCGCGGAAGGCGGTCTGCAGGTCGTGGGTGAAGACACCTGCCTGGAGGCCGTACTCGGAGGCGTTGACGGCGGCGAACGCCTCGGCCTCGCCGTCGGTCCGCTGGACGGAGAGCACCGGGCCGAAGACCTCTTCGCAGGCGAGCTTCGTGGTGGCGGGCAGGCCGGTGAGGACCGTGGGGGCGTAGGTGGCCCCGTCGCGCGTGCCTCCGGTGAGCAGCGTGGCGCCCGCCGCGACGGCCTCCTCGACCCAGGATCCGACCCGGCGGGCGGCGTCCTCGCTGACTAGCGGGCCGACGTCGGTGGCCGGGTCGGAGGGGTCACCGGTGACCAGGGCCTCGACGGCGGCGACGATCTTCGGGACGAGCCGGTCGTACACCGCGGTGTCCGCGATGACCCGCTGCACCGAGATGCAGGACTGGCCGCCCTGGTAGTTGGAGAAGGTCGCGATGCGGGTGGCGGCCCAGTCCAGGTCCTGTTCGGAGGCGTAGTCGCCGAGGACGACGGCGGCGGCGTTGCCGCCGAGTTCCAGGGTGCAGTGCTTGCGCGGCACCGAATCCATGATCGAGTAGCCGACCGGGCCGGAGCCGGTGAAGGAGATGACGGGCAGCCGCTCGTCCTGGACCAGGGCGGGCATGCGGTCGTTGGGCACGGTCAGGACCGACCAGGAACCGGCCGGGAGGCCGGTCTCGGCCAGCAGCTCGCCCAGGACCAGCGACGAGAGGGGTGTGGCCGGGGCCGGCTTGAGGATGATCGGCGTGCCGACGGCGATGGCCGGGGCGACCTTGTGGGCGCTGAGGTTGAGCGGGAAGTTGAAGGGCGCGATGCCGAGGACAGGGCCGCGCGGGAAGCGCCGGGTCAGCGCGAGGCGGCCGGTGCCGCCGGCGTCGGTGTCCAGCCGCTGGGCGTCCCCGCCGTTGAAGCGGCGGGCCTCCTCGGCGGCGAACCGGAAGACGGACACGGCCCGCCCGACCTCGCCCCGGGCCCACTTGACGGGCTTGCCGTTCTCGGCGGAGATCAGCTGGGCGATCTCCTCGGTGCGCTCGGTGAGACGGCGTACGACGTGGTCCAGCGCGGCGGCGCGGACGTGGGCCGGAGTGGCGGCGAACTCCTCGCGCACGGCGTGCGCGGCGGCGACCGCCTCCTCCACCTGGGCGTCGGACGGTACGGAGGCCGTGCCGACGAGGCGGCCGTCGTAGGGGTTGGTGACGTCGAAGGCGTCCTCGCCGGTGGCCCGGCGGCCGGCCAGCCAGAAGGCGTGGGTGGAGGTCATGACGGATTCCGGCCCTTCGGGGTGGTGAACTGCACGATGGTGGACTTCGGAGGACTGTCCGTGGACGGACCTCGGCGGGGCTTCGGTGACGGACAGGGTTCGCGGGCACCGCGGAGCGCCCTCCGGCCCCCACGGTAGGGGGAGGGGGCGCCGTTGAGGTTTGTCCGGGAAGGAGTGGAGGGCGCGGCCGGTACGCCGGTTTGTCAGGGGGCGGCCGCGATCCCGGGCGGGTGCGTGGTGGCCGCCGTGGCCTTCAGGGCGGGTGCGCGGCGGCCTCCCCGGCCTCAAGCCGGGTGCGTGGTGGCCGCCGTGGCCTTCAGGGCGAGCCAGAGTTCCATCCGCACGTCCGGGTCGTCCAGGGAGCGGCCCAGGATCTCCTCCACCCGGCGCATCCGGTAGCGCAGGGTGTGCCGGTGGACCCCCAGGTCCGCTGCGGCGGCGTCCCACTGGCCGTGCCGGGAGAGCCAGGCGCGCAGGGACGCCACCAGGTCCCCGCGGCCCTTCGCGTCGTGCTCCAGCAGCGGGCGGAGCATCCCGTCCGCGAACGCGCGCACGGCGTCGTCGGCGAGGAGCGGCAGCACGGAGCCGCTGGCCAGTTCCTCGTGTTCGACCAGGGCGCTGCCCCGGCGGCGGGCCACCGACAGCGCCTGGCCGGCCTGCTTGTACGCGGCGGAGGCCGCTATCGGACCGGCCGGGGCGGACAGGCCCGCCGCCATGGCCACGTCGTCGTCGCCCCGCTCGCCCGTCGGCCGCCCCTCACACGCGCGGGCGTACGCCGCGCAGGCGGCCACCGCGGCGCCGCCGTCCGCCGCCAGCACCACCACCCGGTCGCCGTCGCCCTCCGGCACCGTCAGCAGTGTCTCGCCGGAGCGGGCCGCGGCGGCCTCCATGGCGTCGGTGAGCGGCTCGGGGTCGGGCGACTCCACGATGATCAGCCGGAAGGGGGCGTCCAGCAGGGCCCCGTAGAGATCGCCCGCGACAGCCCGCGCGTGGTCGGACTGCCCCGCGAGCAGCAGTTGCAGCACCGCGGCCCCCAGCCTCTGCTCGGCCTCCTGGAGCGCGCGGGAGCGGGCGGTGGTGAGCGTCAGCAGGGCGACGGCGGAGTGCACGGCGTACCGCTCGGCCGTGCCGAGGGCGAAGGCCGTACCGACGGCGAGCGCTCCCCGGGTGAGCCTGCCGGTGCCCAGGGACTGGAGTTCCACCCGCTCCTCCGGGCCGCCGACCACCGCGCTGGCCGGGGCGGCGCGGTCCCCGAGGCGGCGTACGTCGGCGGTGAGCCCGGCCGCCCGCCGGGCCGCCCACTCGGGGGCCGCGGCGACGACGGCGCCCGCCGTGTCGTACAGGGCGGCCCAGCCGTCGACGTGCGCGGCGAGGCGGGTGACGACTCCGGCCGGCCCCTCCCCGACGAGGGCGGCCCGGGTGAGCTCGCGCTGCGCCTCGAAACCCGCGGTGACGGCCCGGTACTGATCGGCCGCGATCGCCGCGGACACCGCCTTGCTGATGGCGATGAAGGGGGTGCGCCGGGGCACCTCCAGGAGCGGGAGGCCGGCTTCCTCGGCGGCCTCGACCAAGGCGTGGGGGACCTCGTCGTAGGTGACGCCGACGGCGAAGCCCAGTCCGGCGACCTGGGCCCCGGTCAGCCTGCGGACGTAGCGCCGCATCGTCCCGGGGTCCTCGGCGTCCAGGCTGGTCGCGGTGATCAGCAGGAGTTCGCCGCCCTCCATGTACGGGACGGGGTCGGCCAGCTCGCTGGCGTGTGCCCAGCGCACCGGGGTGGCCAGCCGGTCCGCCCCCGCGCGGACCTTGAGCCTGAGCGCCGGGTGCTGGACGAGTGAGGCGAGAGTGGGGGGCATGGGAGGACGTGACCTCTGGGAGTCGATTACGCCGTCCTGTACAGACGGCCGGTCCCGATTCTGCCAGGGCGGCGTACATCCCGTCAGGGTGCCCGCGTCGGCGCGGGCCTGTGGGGCGGGGGCTGGCCGGGGGCGGCGCGGTCCTGCGGAGCGGACGGAGGGCCGCGTCGGCGCGGTCCTGCGGGACGGGCGGCAGGCCGGCGGCGGCGGGCACGCCGCCGGCCGTGCCCCGGCCGGCGCCTCGGAACCGGCCTCCGCGCGGGCCGCCCGGCAGCCGCTCAGCCGCCGAGGTCCACCAGGAGCGGCGGCGCGTGCTCCCCGTCCACGCGCGTGAGCGACAGGACCGCGTGCCCGGCCGGCAGATGGTAGGCCAGC
This DNA window, taken from Streptomyces nitrosporeus, encodes the following:
- a CDS encoding PucR family transcriptional regulator; its protein translation is MPPTLASLVQHPALRLKVRAGADRLATPVRWAHASELADPVPYMEGGELLLITATSLDAEDPGTMRRYVRRLTGAQVAGLGFAVGVTYDEVPHALVEAAEEAGLPLLEVPRRTPFIAISKAVSAAIAADQYRAVTAGFEAQRELTRAALVGEGPAGVVTRLAAHVDGWAALYDTAGAVVAAAPEWAARRAAGLTADVRRLGDRAAPASAVVGGPEERVELQSLGTGRLTRGALAVGTAFALGTAERYAVHSAVALLTLTTARSRALQEAEQRLGAAVLQLLLAGQSDHARAVAGDLYGALLDAPFRLIIVESPDPEPLTDAMEAAAARSGETLLTVPEGDGDRVVVLAADGGAAVAACAAYARACEGRPTGERGDDDVAMAAGLSAPAGPIAASAAYKQAGQALSVARRRGSALVEHEELASGSVLPLLADDAVRAFADGMLRPLLEHDAKGRGDLVASLRAWLSRHGQWDAAAADLGVHRHTLRYRMRRVEEILGRSLDDPDVRMELWLALKATAATTHPA
- a CDS encoding acyl-CoA dehydrogenase family protein, giving the protein MSAPSDTPQAPRVTEREARQVAEAAREQDWHKPSFAKELFLGRFRLDLIHPHPVPGADDVRRGEAFLGRLRTFCETRVDGALIEREARIPDEVVAGLKELGALGMKIGTRYGGLGLTQVYYNRALALAGSASPAIGALLSAHQSIGVPQPLKMFGTQEQKDTFLPRLATTDISAFLLTEPDVGSDPARLAATAVPEGDDYVLDGVKLWTTNGVVADLLVVMARVPESEGHRGGITAFVVEADSPGITVEHRNAFMGLRGIENGVTRFHRVRVPAANRIGPEGAGLRIALTTLNTGRLSLPAMCVGVGKWSLKIAREWSAVREQWGRPVARHEAVGAKISFIAATTFALEAIVDLSSQMADESRNDIRIEAALAKLYGSEMGWLISDELVQIRGGRGFETADSLAARGERPVPAEQMLRDMRINRIFEGSTEIMHLLIAREAVDAHLKVAGDIIDPGKPLADKARAGANAAGFYARWLPGLVSGPGQLPSSYREFRIPGYPDLSAHLRYVERAARRLARSVFYGMSRWQGRMETKQGFLGRIVDIGAELFAMSAACVRAEHLRADGDHGREAYQLADVFCRQSRIRVEEIFGRLWTNTDDIDRRVVDGVLGGAYTWLEEGVVDPSGEGPWIADATPGPATGENVRRPFG
- a CDS encoding aldehyde dehydrogenase family protein; the encoded protein is MTSTHAFWLAGRRATGEDAFDVTNPYDGRLVGTASVPSDAQVEEAVAAAHAVREEFAATPAHVRAAALDHVVRRLTERTEEIAQLISAENGKPVKWARGEVGRAVSVFRFAAEEARRFNGGDAQRLDTDAGGTGRLALTRRFPRGPVLGIAPFNFPLNLSAHKVAPAIAVGTPIILKPAPATPLSSLVLGELLAETGLPAGSWSVLTVPNDRMPALVQDERLPVISFTGSGPVGYSIMDSVPRKHCTLELGGNAAAVVLGDYASEQDLDWAATRIATFSNYQGGQSCISVQRVIADTAVYDRLVPKIVAAVEALVTGDPSDPATDVGPLVSEDAARRVGSWVEEAVAAGATLLTGGTRDGATYAPTVLTGLPATTKLACEEVFGPVLSVQRTDGEAEAFAAVNASEYGLQAGVFTHDLQTAFRAHRALEVGGVVIGDVPSYRADQMPYGGTKRSGVGREGVRYAMDDYTYERVLVLTGLAL